A section of the Enterococcus montenegrensis genome encodes:
- a CDS encoding SIS domain-containing protein: protein MDVTKTVEKILAKNEGQLSGIYFVACGGSLVDMYVAEYFMKAESSKCFTGWYTANEFCHVPPKALDENSVVILCSHGGNTKETVAAGNVAQSRGAQTVGLTHNKEADLFSVSNYSFLYDWGADAEVKNNPMAIILDLTVSLVAQTEGYAHYDKFKEGMGIIDTVVKNAINQVQERVKVFADKYQNDTMFYIMGSGPSYGHAYGFSICSLMEMQWLDSTAVHSGEYFHGPFEVTDQDRNYIMLMSEGRSRPLDERAKTFLQAYAKNVEYVDAKELGLDLIAQEVNEFFNPILFYSVLAEYRLALANVRQHDLDVRRYMGKVAY from the coding sequence ATGGACGTAACCAAAACTGTTGAGAAAATTTTGGCTAAAAATGAAGGGCAGCTTTCAGGTATTTATTTTGTTGCTTGTGGGGGTTCTTTAGTTGACATGTATGTGGCAGAGTACTTTATGAAAGCTGAATCAAGCAAATGTTTTACCGGTTGGTATACTGCTAATGAGTTTTGTCACGTGCCACCGAAAGCTTTAGATGAAAATTCGGTTGTCATTTTATGCTCCCATGGTGGTAATACCAAAGAAACCGTTGCAGCTGGAAACGTGGCACAAAGTCGCGGCGCACAAACAGTGGGGCTAACTCATAATAAAGAAGCTGATTTATTTTCGGTATCAAATTACAGTTTTTTATATGATTGGGGAGCAGATGCTGAAGTGAAAAACAATCCAATGGCGATTATTTTGGATTTAACAGTTTCACTCGTTGCGCAAACAGAAGGGTATGCTCACTATGATAAATTTAAAGAAGGTATGGGCATTATTGATACCGTCGTAAAAAATGCAATTAACCAAGTACAAGAGCGGGTAAAAGTTTTTGCTGATAAATATCAAAATGATACGATGTTCTACATTATGGGCAGTGGACCTAGTTATGGTCACGCTTATGGTTTTTCAATTTGTTCGTTAATGGAGATGCAGTGGTTGGATTCAACTGCTGTCCACTCAGGCGAATATTTCCACGGACCTTTTGAAGTGACAGATCAAGATCGCAATTACATTATGTTAATGAGTGAAGGACGCAGCCGACCACTAGATGAGCGGGCAAAAACTTTCTTGCAAGCATATGCTAAAAATGTCGAGTATGTCGATGCAAAAGAATTAGGGTTGGATTTAATTGCACAAGAAGTTAACGAATTTTTCAATCCAATTTTATTCTATAGCGTTTTAGCTGAATACCGCTTAGCGTTAGCTAACGTGCGCCAGCATGATTTAGACGTGCGCCGCTATATGGGAAAAGTTGCTTATTAA
- a CDS encoding ketopantoate reductase family protein: MKILIYGAGIQGSYLAHSLAQNSHNQVVMLARNKRLAQLRSDNLVLYHQLQKKRTVDTLTYVEQLNADDFYDIIFVTMKYSDFESVLPVLATNMSENIIFVGNQMDTLYLETQLMSLATSNKNVSFGFQTTGGTRKEDLITILRFEKGKLKINSSVNTSKLKPILEAIFSNTNYAWEIDKKLDDWLKTHAALVTVLNTFDKLQAGISNKKEKKELMRLASLSYKEAFQILKDNGVKITPPMLGTVFSNAKVAYSIMKLIFATPIMKMQEGDFREIEAMIDSLLKFQKQSKTSIPNFSKLLAKL; this comes from the coding sequence ATGAAAATATTGATTTATGGTGCTGGTATTCAAGGAAGTTACTTAGCACATAGTTTAGCTCAAAACTCTCATAACCAAGTCGTAATGTTGGCTCGTAATAAAAGATTAGCTCAATTGCGATCAGATAATTTAGTTCTTTATCATCAATTACAAAAGAAACGTACAGTTGATACGTTAACGTATGTTGAACAACTTAACGCAGATGATTTTTATGACATCATTTTTGTTACTATGAAATATAGTGATTTTGAGAGTGTGTTACCTGTTTTAGCTACCAACATGAGTGAAAATATCATATTTGTAGGAAATCAAATGGATACCTTATATCTTGAAACCCAATTAATGAGTCTTGCAACAAGTAATAAGAATGTATCCTTTGGTTTCCAAACAACAGGCGGTACTAGAAAAGAAGACTTGATAACAATCTTAAGGTTTGAAAAAGGGAAGCTTAAGATCAATTCATCTGTTAATACCTCTAAGCTTAAACCTATTCTTGAAGCTATTTTTTCTAATACGAATTATGCATGGGAAATAGATAAAAAATTAGATGATTGGCTTAAAACTCATGCTGCTTTGGTTACGGTATTAAATACCTTCGACAAGCTTCAAGCTGGTATTAGTAATAAAAAAGAGAAAAAAGAGCTAATGCGTTTAGCTTCATTAAGTTATAAAGAAGCCTTTCAGATATTAAAAGACAATGGTGTTAAGATCACTCCACCTATGCTTGGCACTGTATTTTCTAACGCTAAAGTAGCTTACAGTATCATGAAGCTTATATTTGCTACTCCTATAATGAAAATGCAAGAAGGTGACTTTCGAGAAATTGAGGCTATGATTGATTCTTTGCTTAAGTTCCAGAAACAATCTAAAACCTCTATTCCAAACTTTTCAAAATTACTTGCTAAGCTTTAA
- a CDS encoding TetR/AcrR family transcriptional regulator — protein sequence MDRRKRKTQANIVNAFYEVIAKESFEQLTVSKLCEVADINRGTFYLNYLDKYDLLEQVIKEEIRSLTEFCAEHEENADHLTKTLEYMLTKKDMISLLLKADTQGFFTTQLRDFLLTENYSVSEVNAIFITNGLVGVLTHLLTTNEPSEKIISDFTRFLRQHQNFIELTKS from the coding sequence ATGGATAGAAGGAAAAGGAAGACGCAAGCTAATATTGTCAATGCGTTTTATGAAGTTATCGCAAAAGAAAGCTTTGAACAACTCACAGTAAGCAAACTGTGTGAAGTAGCTGATATTAATAGAGGAACGTTCTATCTTAATTATCTGGACAAGTATGATTTACTTGAACAAGTAATTAAGGAAGAGATCAGAAGTTTAACTGAATTTTGTGCAGAACATGAAGAAAATGCAGATCACTTAACAAAAACCCTCGAATATATGTTAACTAAAAAAGACATGATTTCCTTATTACTAAAAGCAGATACTCAGGGTTTCTTTACTACTCAATTGAGAGATTTCTTACTGACAGAAAACTATTCTGTCTCAGAGGTGAACGCAATCTTTATCACCAATGGTTTGGTAGGCGTATTGACACACTTGCTTACAACCAACGAGCCTTCTGAAAAGATAATTTCAGACTTTACAAGATTTTTAAGGCAACATCAAAACTTTATTGAACTTACGAAATCATAA
- a CDS encoding GNAT family N-acetyltransferase, giving the protein MHTITEQFALDIGCSIADLTTDVFCYGQPTKEMFSYHRFAGVALIYQGKLYVRANSAPLLAQLKKQYQGKNNQWFFELQNIQTFQAILAENGYSLNEWGTFLLPQKIVNKEDEAIKIFYEEDIKQFKNQKNFDQCFADSDEDPDKIGVAYQMNGEIIGMAGCNENGKYCYEIGMNILPHYRKQGLATKLIQKLTAEIRHGTNNTKIPVARTEFSHTDSINAFLNAGYKMGWTAISFVKKDDD; this is encoded by the coding sequence ATGCATACAATAACAGAACAATTTGCTCTTGATATTGGCTGTTCTATAGCTGACTTAACTACAGATGTTTTTTGTTATGGACAACCGACAAAAGAAATGTTTTCCTATCATAGATTTGCCGGTGTTGCGCTTATTTATCAAGGAAAACTTTATGTACGGGCAAATAGCGCACCTTTACTGGCGCAATTAAAAAAACAATATCAAGGCAAAAACAATCAGTGGTTTTTTGAATTACAAAATATTCAAACTTTCCAAGCGATTTTAGCAGAAAATGGTTATTCTTTAAATGAGTGGGGCACGTTTTTACTTCCTCAAAAAATAGTCAATAAAGAAGATGAGGCCATAAAAATTTTTTATGAAGAAGATATTAAGCAATTTAAAAATCAAAAGAATTTTGATCAATGTTTCGCCGATAGCGATGAAGACCCTGACAAAATAGGGGTTGCCTATCAAATGAATGGTGAAATTATCGGGATGGCCGGCTGTAATGAAAATGGCAAATACTGTTACGAAATTGGTATGAATATTTTGCCACATTATCGTAAACAAGGATTGGCGACAAAGTTAATTCAAAAGCTTACAGCTGAAATTAGGCATGGGACGAATAATACGAAGATTCCGGTGGCAAGAACGGAATTTTCACATACAGATTCTATTAATGCTTTTTTGAATGCAGGCTATAAAATGGGTTGGACGGCGATTAGTTTTGTGAAAAAAGATGATGATTAA
- a CDS encoding acetate/propionate family kinase, translated as MSKTIAINAGSSSLKWQLYQMPEESVVAKGIVERIGLKDSIFTIKYGEDKKYNEVVDIHDHEVAVKMLLDKLIDLEILANYDEITGVGHRVVHGGETYKDSVVIDDEVMENIQALAEFAPLHNPANLMGIQAFKKILPEIISVAVFDTSFHASMPKHNYLYSLPMEYYNDFKVRKYGFHGTSHRYVSERAAEMLGKPIEELKIITCHLGNGASITAVDGGKSVDTSMGFTPLAGVTMGTRSGDIDPAVLPYLMDKLNINIEEMVDILNKKSGLLGLTGLSSDMRDLEANYDKEEVKIAYDVFTDRIRKYIGGYVTTMNGVDAIVFTAGIGENDAHVRNEVIKGMTWFGCEIDSEKNKVRGEELDISTPESKVKVLLIPTDEELMIARDVERLR; from the coding sequence ATGTCTAAAACAATCGCAATCAATGCAGGAAGCTCAAGTTTGAAATGGCAATTGTATCAAATGCCAGAAGAAAGTGTTGTCGCTAAAGGAATCGTGGAAAGAATCGGCTTAAAAGATTCAATCTTCACAATTAAATACGGCGAAGATAAAAAATACAATGAGGTTGTGGATATTCATGACCATGAAGTTGCTGTTAAAATGTTGTTGGATAAATTAATTGATTTAGAAATTTTAGCCAACTATGACGAAATTACCGGTGTTGGTCATCGCGTTGTTCACGGCGGCGAAACATATAAAGATTCTGTTGTTATCGACGATGAAGTAATGGAAAACATCCAAGCATTAGCTGAATTTGCACCATTACATAATCCAGCTAACTTAATGGGAATTCAAGCTTTCAAAAAAATCTTACCAGAAATTATCAGTGTTGCTGTTTTTGATACTTCATTCCACGCGTCAATGCCAAAACACAACTATCTATATAGCTTGCCAATGGAATACTATAATGACTTCAAAGTGCGTAAATATGGCTTCCACGGCACTAGCCATCGCTATGTTTCAGAACGTGCTGCTGAAATGTTAGGTAAACCAATTGAAGAGTTAAAAATTATTACATGCCATTTAGGTAATGGAGCTTCAATCACAGCTGTTGATGGTGGTAAATCTGTCGATACCTCAATGGGCTTCACACCACTTGCTGGTGTAACAATGGGAACACGTTCTGGTGATATTGACCCAGCCGTTTTACCATACTTAATGGATAAATTAAACATCAACATTGAAGAAATGGTTGATATTTTAAATAAAAAATCTGGTTTACTTGGTCTAACAGGTCTTTCCAGCGACATGCGTGATCTTGAAGCAAACTATGATAAAGAAGAAGTAAAAATTGCGTATGATGTCTTCACTGACCGTATTCGCAAATACATTGGCGGCTACGTAACAACAATGAACGGCGTTGATGCAATTGTCTTCACGGCGGGTATCGGTGAAAATGATGCGCACGTGCGTAATGAAGTTATTAAAGGCATGACTTGGTTTGGTTGCGAAATTGATTCAGAGAAAAATAAAGTTCGCGGTGAAGAATTAGACATCTCTACACCAGAATCAAAAGTAAAAGTATTACTAATTCCAACTGACGAAGAATTAATGATTGCCCGTGACGTAGAACGTTTACGTTAA
- a CDS encoding class I SAM-dependent methyltransferase, giving the protein MFPDQFEKAFSLNLEAVQLLQNALGSSFLDAYIENVENQLDGFTVRILDGVPNAETVGKIEALYTELKEIPLAGEDLRKLSQLLLLKGSKTEKLQANHQLTPDGLGFLFVYLLEQFYSDKKQSLTIFDPAVGMGNLLLTALLNLKIAGYEAKGVGVDIDDTLLAVAAADAEWTKGNMQLFHQDSLQDLLLDPTDAAISDLPIGYYPNDQKVQDFITGVTQGHSYAHHLLMEQAMNYVKDAGYGLFLVPSNLLESEQATYFKKWLAEKVFLQGLIQLPDQLFRSEQSRKSILIVQNHGENASQKEVFLAKLASLTDEKVIAKFFKQFEDWKLAN; this is encoded by the coding sequence ATGTTTCCTGATCAATTCGAAAAAGCTTTTTCATTGAATCTTGAAGCAGTCCAACTGCTGCAAAATGCTTTGGGGTCCTCATTTCTGGATGCATACATCGAGAATGTGGAAAACCAATTGGATGGATTTACTGTACGAATCTTAGATGGTGTACCAAATGCTGAGACTGTTGGGAAAATCGAAGCATTGTACACAGAGCTAAAGGAAATCCCTTTAGCAGGAGAAGATTTACGTAAGTTATCCCAATTACTTTTATTAAAAGGTAGTAAGACAGAAAAGTTGCAAGCCAATCATCAGTTAACACCAGATGGGTTAGGATTTTTGTTTGTTTATTTATTGGAGCAGTTTTATTCTGACAAAAAACAAAGCTTAACTATTTTTGATCCAGCAGTCGGAATGGGGAATTTATTATTAACAGCCCTGTTAAACTTAAAAATTGCTGGTTATGAAGCAAAGGGTGTTGGTGTCGATATCGACGATACGTTATTGGCGGTCGCAGCGGCAGATGCAGAATGGACTAAAGGGAATATGCAGCTTTTCCATCAAGACAGCTTGCAAGACTTATTATTAGATCCAACTGATGCGGCAATTTCTGATTTACCAATTGGCTACTATCCTAACGATCAAAAAGTGCAAGATTTTATCACCGGTGTCACCCAAGGACATTCATACGCACATCATTTATTGATGGAACAAGCAATGAATTATGTGAAAGACGCGGGCTATGGTTTGTTTTTAGTACCAAGCAATTTACTTGAGTCTGAACAAGCGACATATTTCAAAAAGTGGTTGGCTGAAAAAGTCTTTTTACAAGGTTTAATCCAATTGCCAGACCAACTTTTCCGTTCCGAACAATCACGTAAAAGCATTCTAATCGTGCAAAATCATGGTGAAAATGCAAGTCAAAAGGAAGTCTTTTTAGCAAAATTGGCTTCACTAACAGATGAAAAAGTCATTGCTAAATTCTTTAAACAATTTGAAGACTGGAAGTTAGCTAATTAA
- the comGG gene encoding competence type IV pilus minor pilin ComGG, whose amino-acid sequence MGNGWKTKPKASVLLSALLLVALLSLVSYGVLTHHFITVTGTIKTERLYRAKTMQELFFVYYFTLPIEERKKGVVNFSQGKCEFAKEKDSLKLTIRLDKQSFHFLVSKTELTKLSQRFKDNKKSVSD is encoded by the coding sequence ATGGGAAATGGGTGGAAAACTAAACCAAAAGCAAGTGTCTTACTTTCCGCATTATTATTAGTCGCATTGCTGAGCCTGGTTAGTTATGGGGTTTTAACACACCATTTTATTACTGTAACAGGTACGATAAAAACAGAAAGGTTGTACCGCGCCAAAACGATGCAAGAATTATTTTTCGTTTACTATTTCACACTACCAATTGAAGAACGTAAAAAAGGCGTCGTGAACTTTTCACAAGGAAAGTGTGAATTTGCCAAAGAAAAGGACAGTCTGAAACTTACAATCCGGTTGGATAAACAAAGTTTTCATTTTTTGGTTAGTAAAACAGAGCTGACAAAGCTTTCTCAACGTTTTAAAGATAACAAAAAATCTGTTTCGGATTAG
- the comGF gene encoding competence type IV pilus minor pilin ComGF, with protein sequence MKIKAFTLLECLIALLIFNLCLLLITGLFLRTIRLKEHIMSREEQEFATFMLQLENELQNTSMISCTEAILKCKDQKGQAISIEKGQNMIRKKVDKLGHQPLLMDVYHLRFSKDLTTKSVTLKVFFQSGRVCYGKWVEN encoded by the coding sequence TTGAAAATTAAAGCATTTACCCTCTTAGAATGTTTGATAGCATTATTAATTTTCAATTTATGTTTATTGTTGATTACGGGGCTTTTCTTACGAACGATCCGCCTAAAAGAGCATATTATGAGTAGAGAAGAGCAGGAGTTTGCAACGTTTATGTTGCAATTAGAAAATGAGCTACAAAATACTAGCATGATTTCTTGTACAGAGGCCATTTTAAAGTGTAAAGATCAAAAAGGGCAGGCAATCTCGATTGAAAAAGGGCAAAACATGATTCGAAAAAAAGTGGATAAGTTAGGGCATCAACCGCTTTTAATGGATGTTTACCATTTACGGTTTTCAAAAGATTTAACTACGAAAAGTGTGACGTTAAAAGTATTCTTTCAATCTGGGAGGGTTTGTTATGGGAAATGGGTGGAAAACTAA
- the comGD gene encoding competence type IV pilus minor pilin ComGD, producing MSAFTLAESLVVLVVITSFLLIPVLILRPAEEKVKVEIFLAQFEQNFLLLQQTAIAQQVGTTLEINREEQLLHFKISEHKSYPDLQIPTELSYKMPDSITISATTGNYSGMDTVTFEWENRNQRIEYVYQMGSGRFVKTIT from the coding sequence ATGTCTGCCTTTACTCTCGCAGAATCTTTAGTCGTACTCGTTGTTATTACTTCTTTTTTATTAATTCCGGTGTTAATTTTGCGTCCGGCTGAAGAAAAAGTGAAAGTGGAAATATTTCTAGCGCAGTTTGAGCAGAATTTTTTATTATTACAACAGACTGCAATTGCCCAACAAGTCGGAACGACACTTGAAATTAATCGGGAGGAACAGTTGCTGCATTTTAAAATTTCCGAACATAAAAGCTATCCTGATTTACAAATTCCGACAGAGTTGTCTTATAAAATGCCAGATAGTATCACAATAAGTGCAACAACGGGAAATTATTCTGGGATGGATACTGTAACCTTCGAGTGGGAAAATCGCAATCAAAGGATTGAATACGTGTATCAGATGGGAAGTGGCCGTTTTGTCAAAACCATTACCTAA
- the comGC gene encoding competence type IV pilus major pilin ComGC — translation MLVVLFIISILLLLFVPNLSQQKDEAQKGSEAAIVKTVATQIELYELNYDKKPTGEDLIEKNYVTKQQWEIYERHAEENSPKKPMP, via the coding sequence ATGTTAGTTGTGTTATTTATTATTAGTATTTTATTGCTGCTTTTTGTACCCAATTTATCACAACAAAAAGATGAAGCACAAAAAGGAAGTGAAGCGGCCATCGTTAAGACGGTTGCGACACAAATTGAATTGTATGAATTAAATTATGATAAAAAGCCTACGGGAGAAGATTTAATAGAAAAAAATTATGTCACAAAACAACAGTGGGAAATCTATGAAAGACATGCTGAAGAAAATAGTCCAAAAAAGCCTATGCCATAA
- the comGB gene encoding competence type IV pilus assembly protein ComGB, whose product MKKFTSKKTEKQRFVKTLADLLLSGFTLLQAIEVIQRSHGFNAEKIGAFRDKLATGTQLSEVFQTLDFTASEIAQVQLAAEQGLLAETLGQIAKQLQLAAKQRRALRQVLSYPFLLLIFVSGVMVSLHQFLLPQLLASGMLSKRHWGILFLRYSPYVLFIFVLLLVLAYGLIQQFFKKSSALAQANFLSQIPVVKQFYRLFIANYFALEWGKLFQQGLEINQIIYVMQKTDSSSLLSQLATELDYALQKGESLSDKLQGYAFLPPEFSLIVFQGQATGKLGIELILYSKLCGQKLNSKVERAISLIQPLVFVVIAVLIISVYGALFLPLYGNIQLYN is encoded by the coding sequence ATGAAAAAATTTACCAGCAAGAAAACTGAAAAACAGCGCTTTGTAAAAACTTTAGCCGATTTATTGCTAAGCGGCTTTACTTTACTGCAAGCTATTGAAGTTATCCAGCGAAGTCACGGTTTTAACGCAGAAAAAATAGGCGCATTTCGTGACAAATTAGCAACAGGAACACAATTAAGTGAAGTTTTCCAAACACTTGACTTTACCGCCAGCGAAATCGCCCAAGTGCAATTAGCAGCAGAACAGGGATTGTTAGCTGAAACACTGGGACAAATTGCAAAACAACTCCAACTTGCTGCAAAGCAAAGACGCGCCCTGCGACAAGTTTTAAGTTATCCCTTTTTATTGCTCATTTTTGTCAGTGGTGTAATGGTGAGTTTGCATCAATTTTTATTACCGCAATTGCTAGCTTCTGGCATGTTATCCAAACGTCATTGGGGCATTTTATTTCTTCGTTATAGTCCGTATGTGTTGTTCATTTTTGTTTTGCTACTTGTATTAGCCTATGGCCTTATTCAACAGTTCTTCAAAAAAAGTTCCGCTTTAGCACAGGCGAATTTTTTAAGTCAAATACCTGTTGTTAAACAATTTTATCGCCTCTTTATCGCCAATTATTTTGCCTTGGAGTGGGGAAAATTATTTCAACAAGGATTAGAAATTAACCAGATTATTTACGTTATGCAAAAGACAGATAGTAGTTCTTTGTTAAGTCAATTGGCGACTGAACTGGATTATGCCTTGCAAAAAGGAGAGTCCTTAAGTGATAAATTGCAGGGATACGCGTTTTTACCACCGGAATTTAGTCTGATTGTTTTTCAAGGGCAGGCAACAGGAAAACTCGGCATCGAACTTATTTTATATAGCAAATTGTGTGGGCAAAAGTTAAATAGCAAAGTTGAAAGAGCAATTAGTCTGATCCAGCCGCTGGTTTTTGTGGTCATTGCCGTTTTGATTATTAGTGTTTATGGTGCTTTGTTTTTACCTTTATATGGAAACATCCAGCTATATAACTGA
- the comGA gene encoding competence type IV pilus ATPase ComGA produces the protein MDVTELSETLITYGMTHKMEDLYITPENQLWQIQFRQGSRRIHFDSIPKDSAEKLIARFKYLGQMDVGEKRKVQLGAITYETAMGEQRLRLSVVGNYQGNESLVLRFLQPIAKVAHFYLPEQLAIVGAMIQKRRLYLFSGPTGSGKTTLMYRLAKSDGGQVITIEDPVEIEESTFLQLQTNEAIGQTYDKLIQLALRHRPDCLIIGEIRDALTAKAAIRAALTGHKVFATVHAANLMETKSRLRDLLPIENELDYCLGGIVYQRLLPDKRGKIASLLAYQFEHELPFSNWQQNLARLVEEGRIDEKIYQQEN, from the coding sequence ATGGACGTCACCGAATTATCTGAAACGTTAATTACCTATGGGATGACGCACAAAATGGAAGACTTATATATTACGCCAGAAAACCAACTATGGCAGATACAATTTCGCCAAGGCAGTAGACGTATTCATTTTGATAGCATCCCAAAAGATAGTGCTGAAAAATTAATTGCCCGGTTTAAATATTTAGGTCAAATGGATGTCGGAGAGAAAAGAAAAGTGCAACTAGGAGCTATCACCTATGAAACAGCAATGGGAGAGCAACGTTTGCGTCTTTCCGTTGTGGGAAATTATCAAGGGAATGAAAGTTTAGTTCTGCGCTTTTTACAGCCCATCGCCAAAGTCGCACATTTCTATTTACCGGAACAATTGGCAATTGTAGGTGCAATGATTCAAAAAAGACGCTTGTATTTATTCAGTGGCCCGACAGGTTCGGGCAAGACAACATTAATGTATCGTCTCGCTAAATCAGATGGTGGTCAAGTCATTACGATTGAAGATCCCGTAGAAATTGAAGAAAGCACTTTTTTGCAATTACAAACGAATGAGGCGATTGGACAAACGTATGATAAGTTGATCCAACTGGCTTTACGACATCGTCCGGATTGTCTCATCATTGGTGAAATTCGTGACGCTTTAACAGCCAAGGCGGCGATTCGAGCCGCACTGACCGGACACAAAGTTTTTGCCACAGTTCATGCGGCTAATTTAATGGAGACCAAAAGTCGTCTGCGGGATTTACTGCCGATTGAAAATGAATTGGATTATTGTTTAGGTGGTATTGTTTATCAGCGCTTGTTGCCTGATAAAAGGGGGAAAATTGCGAGTTTATTGGCTTATCAGTTTGAACATGAACTACCATTTTCTAATTGGCAACAAAATTTGGCGCGATTAGTTGAAGAAGGGCGAATCGATGAAAAAATTTACCAGCAAGAAAACTGA
- the trmB gene encoding tRNA (guanosine(46)-N7)-methyltransferase TrmB — translation MRVRKRNGAEEMLTAHPEIVIAEPTAHKGNWHEVFGNNKPLQIEIGMGKGRFISGMAQQNPNINYIGIDMQVSVVSHALDKALATEVKNLRLLHVDGSALTEYFADSEIDQIYLNFSDPWPKKRHIKRRLTSPDFLAVDEAILKPKGEIHFKTDNQGLFEYSLASFSQYGMTLKQVWLDLHNSEFADNVMTEYEEKFSAKGQPIYRVEARFADKTKKQR, via the coding sequence ATGCGGGTAAGAAAAAGAAATGGTGCCGAAGAAATGCTTACGGCACATCCAGAAATCGTGATTGCAGAGCCGACAGCCCATAAAGGCAACTGGCATGAAGTGTTTGGCAATAATAAACCACTTCAAATTGAAATTGGAATGGGAAAAGGGCGTTTTATTAGTGGGATGGCCCAGCAAAATCCTAATATTAATTATATCGGAATCGATATGCAAGTAAGCGTAGTTTCCCATGCTTTGGATAAGGCATTGGCGACAGAAGTCAAAAATTTACGTCTTTTACATGTTGACGGCTCAGCCTTAACTGAATATTTTGCAGATAGTGAAATCGATCAAATTTATTTGAATTTCTCTGATCCTTGGCCCAAAAAACGGCATATTAAACGCCGGTTGACTTCACCAGACTTTTTAGCAGTGGATGAAGCCATTTTGAAACCAAAAGGGGAGATTCACTTTAAAACCGATAATCAAGGATTATTTGAATATTCATTGGCTAGTTTTTCGCAATATGGTATGACGTTAAAACAAGTTTGGTTAGACTTACACAATAGTGAGTTTGCTGACAATGTTATGACGGAATACGAAGAAAAATTCAGCGCCAAAGGTCAACCCATTTATCGTGTGGAAGCCCGATTTGCAGATAAAACTAAAAAACAACGTTAA
- a CDS encoding phosphotransferase family protein, protein MDIQLGQEWNLSPIKGDTGKAYVGSRENDKVFVKRNTTPMLAALSKEGITPRLIWTKRTGNGDTFSAQEWLEGTILTAEEIGKRNDVVDVLYQLHHSQSLKRMLQKIGGEVLTPKMMLEQYESALANPIAENRFLQLVLHYLKHNIPEFTKEDVAVVHGDVNHRNWLVCRNYLYLVDWDSICFSDPAVDIGTFLGHYLPKSSWSRWLMSYGMMPNGANLEKVYWYALMSLLQEVKKYYVRGDFETMNEVIIQIKRIFSE, encoded by the coding sequence ATGGATATTCAGTTAGGCCAAGAATGGAATTTAAGTCCCATTAAAGGCGATACCGGAAAAGCGTATGTTGGCTCGCGGGAAAACGATAAAGTTTTTGTGAAGCGCAACACAACGCCAATGCTTGCTGCTCTTTCAAAAGAAGGGATTACCCCGCGGTTAATTTGGACCAAAAGAACCGGCAATGGCGATACTTTTTCAGCTCAGGAATGGTTGGAAGGAACAATTTTAACTGCTGAAGAAATCGGCAAAAGAAACGATGTTGTGGATGTCTTATATCAATTGCATCATTCCCAGTCCTTAAAACGGATGCTACAAAAAATCGGCGGTGAAGTTTTAACCCCGAAAATGATGTTAGAACAATACGAGAGTGCATTGGCAAACCCGATTGCAGAAAATCGTTTTTTACAATTGGTTTTGCATTATTTAAAGCATAATATACCCGAATTCACAAAAGAAGATGTGGCGGTGGTTCACGGTGATGTCAATCATCGTAATTGGCTAGTCTGTCGTAATTATTTATATTTGGTAGACTGGGATTCTATTTGTTTTAGTGATCCAGCAGTGGATATCGGCACGTTTTTGGGTCATTATTTACCTAAATCTTCTTGGAGTCGCTGGTTAATGAGTTATGGTATGATGCCAAATGGCGCCAATTTGGAAAAAGTATACTGGTATGCTTTGATGTCGTTGTTACAAGAAGTCAAAAAATATTACGTTCGTGGTGATTTTGAAACAATGAATGAAGTCATTATTCAAATTAAACGAATTTTTAGTGAGTAG